AGTAGCTCTGCTTCTATCAGCAATTCTAGAAATGGAATCAAATACAACCAAACATCCATGACATACAAAAAGCGTAGCAAGATAAACACACAGCCAATCCAACACAAGTTCGAAGCAAAGCTGAGGTATCAAAGCCCTCCCACACATGGAAGCTAAAACAACAGCTAGAAAGTAATACAAATAAACATCTGATAGAAACTAAACAGACCGGGGATCGAAAAACCTGAAACATCCACTcagatctctctctcttcccaCGGTATTTGCCATTGATTCATCTTCAAGTCACCAGGCCAGTCTTTGAGATATCTTCTTAGCACCGTATTAGTCTCTCTTAAACTATGAACAAGTCCTGCAAGAACgagctaaaatgaaaaaatgatgaCATTATATGGATATAATATATGAAATTGAGAAATGGGTTCTCATGGTAGCACCTGGTAAAGGTGAAATTTTTGACGTTTTTGCTCGATCAATGGCGAGAATCAGAGGAAGCAGAGGACGGCTTGTTGTGAATGCCGTCGTGCTCCTCATCTTCGCCTTGAATTCGTGCTGGAACTCGAAACCCATAGAACTCACCACCTGAGGCAGTGAATCCAATGCCTGATATTGCAGTTTGCTGATGATAAATTTGTGGaatttgttgttgttcatgatgATCAGGAGTGATTGCTGGGTCTATCCAAGCACGAACTGAAGGCGTGTAACTGGACTGAAGGGGTCCCCTCTGTGAAAAAAAACTGGTTTGGGCCGAAAAACGGCTGTATAGGTGGCGATGGCGACATCGTCTGTAGCGGTGGTAGTGGTGTGTTGAAGAAGAATCCTCCACCTCCACCgacgccgccgccgccgccagcTGCATTCCAAGCCACCAAATTTCTTTGGAAACGGTTGATTTCTGGTGTGTGGTGCTGCTCAGACCACCCACTAGAAGAGCCATCTAGGCCGAGATAATGAGCAGTGGTTCCAGAGAACAGCACTTGATGTTCATTTTGAGCTTGATGGCCATGATGGTGTGCTTGATGTTGCAAAAGAATTGGTTCTTGAAATGATTGGAGCGAGAGCCTCAGATCTTGGCTCTGGCTGCTGGTTCTTGACAGCAAATCTGGTGGATAGTTCTGAAACTGTATAGTTGGAGACGATGTCTCCGTAGAAGCACCCATTGGAAAGAAAGTTTTGATTGTGTCAGCAATAGCATCTGAGTCTAAAGATGGTGGCAGAAAACCCGAACTACAGTTGGGATTTTCTGCCATTTGCTGTTGCATATTTTGAACTtcaattgctgctgctgctgctgtttttGAAGCGGCAACATTTTCCATGGAAAGCTGATACTCCCTCTCGTCGCTTATGTTCTGTTGCTGGGTGCTTCTTGTTGTAGTTTTACTGGTTGCGGGGGTGAATCCCGCTGTGGTTGGATCCCATGCGGGTAGCTCTGCAAGCTCGTCTATGGAAGCCTTGGCTTTCTTGATGAGCCAATCGACGGCTTTGCTGGGCCGGTCGTAGCCTAGGCGGTCCTGCACATCGTAGAACTGGATGGCAGTGTGCGCTGAGAGCCGGACGCGGCGGTCTCTGGGGCCCTTGGCAGTACAGACCTTGCTGTGGCGGTCTTTTCTTCCTGTGGACCGAACAATGTGGCCTCCTTGGACCTCCACAATCTCTCCCACTGTGTTTCTTATCCCCAATCTTGACGATGTTGCTGCTTGGCGATGGCTCTCTCCCATTTTTCTTGCATATTCGAGGCCTTGCTCTTGAAGagttgaagatgaagaagatagGAAGTAAGATCTTTTCTTGGATGGTTGTAGAGGAGACTGCTGCTGTTGCTGTGTGTCTAATCTTTGATATAAGAGTTGGTTTTGATCTTGTTGGGACTCTGTGTTTTGGAGATATTGATGGTGGCCAAGAAAGGGTGGCacttgttgttgatgatgatattgatgCTGTTTGGGTGATTGATGATCTtgttcttcttctccctctACATGTCTTGAATTGAGAACTACGTTTTGAAGTTGGTGGTGACGGTGGTGATTCCTTCGAGGATCCAGTCTCAGACCCTTGTTCTTTATCTGTTCCAGCTTTTATTGGATAACACTTTTCTTTAATTGGTGAGGGTTGTCTCTTTACCACTCTCTCTAATCTGCTGCTTCCTAATCTCTTCTTGTTGCTTGTGCAACTGCTGCCACCACTCTGATACCTGATGCTGCTGCTTCTGCTGCCTCTCCCAAAAGGTTCTGCCATTCAATATTTCCACTTCCATCAAACCCAACATCAcctccaaaataaaataaaaacccttaaCCTAAAACTGAAAACCAAGCCTGAAAGCCTACGCCTAGCCTAACCCATCTCCTCCTCCCTTGCTCTCTACCTGCAGCTAGCTAGGCTTTTGATGGTTGTCCCTCTCCACGCAGCACCGCACAAGGGTAATACGGAAAGCAGCCTCTAGAGAAAGAAGACCAAGAACAAGCCACACCCCCGAATTCTCAAGAAGGGTCTTCTTGGGAAATATCCTGCGGTTGTTTCATCGTTTTGTATGGGAAGAGAGAGGGGAAAGGGCGGATATGGTGCTATGGAACAGTAAATATAGGGGCTATGGCTAGCTGGGGAAAGATAaattctttcttcctttcttgaCCTATAAGAAGAGGAGTCCTTGATGATGCCACTGGTAAGTGTGGCAGTGTTTGGTCAGAAATGAGATTAAAGATCTCTGTGACCTCATCACTGCGTCTGCTGCTGCTGTTCTTTCTACCACAGGACGCACAAACACCAACCAAGAAAGAGCTAATGATTCAATCAACAAGTCTCCAAGCCTCAACTTTATTTTaccccctcctctctctctctctgtctctctccaCCCTTTTCTTTCAATGTTTGGTATGTTTCACTCGCCAATTCGgttcttttaagatttttttttttactattcctACTTGACCTGGTTAGAAGTTAGAACCGTTGGTTGTAGTTCAAAGGGAGTGgtgcgtctctctctctctctctctctatctatctctctctctggtCTGGATGCTTTGAGAGATTAGATCCTTTATATGCCAACACAGCTTTTGAAAGTGACCCTCCCTTACAGCTTTTCCTCTGCTCCCCCTCTCTTTATTGCTTCGCTCAAAAGGAACAACACCATCTTCCACCCCATCTTTTTCTGGTTGGATTTCTCATACAATGGCATCTTGACaccctgtatttttttttatatttttccttttaaccaaattaTGTTTCTCTCGATTTGttattctcctttttctttttctgaataTTATTTACGTAgccatgtgtttttaaattacttaTAAGTCCAAGTAGAGGTAGAAGATCCAAAGGGAAGAACTGGCTGTACTTGAACTGGAGCTATGGTACTGTGGTCTTTTAGCTGTAATCATTCAGCTTAAAGTTTCATGATTCAATCGTTTTGGCTttctttgattaattatttatcatttttcttgagTCTTTGttgttaaattatttatgaaaatccGAGTTTTCGTTATTTGAATATTTACAAATAAGCAAAATCTTGCAACCATTTAGATTGTTATTGtcctttcttatatatataaaaaaaaaaaactggggcGAATTTTGtacttgataaattatttaaattgagatttaaaaaaaaaaaaatgtgtcagTAGAAGTAAATCATAACCAAAATATTGTTAGATTGGTCACTTCACTCGTTTGTTCACCATCATAAGTTGAAAGGCAAATGAACTAATTGtctttaattgctatttttatctCAAAAGTGGAGGGGGGAtgaattttttgtctttttattttttaaaatataataaaaaatcaattttacccTTAGAATTAGGCAAAAATCAAACATACATCTAAGggtaattttatcttttcatatataatttttttattgaagatattttcatctttttacattgaataaataattttttattataaaatattgttgGCACGTGCTTTTTATATGCCAGTATGTAAAAGGTGTGTGCACTATTTTGATGATACATGCAACACCTCTTCAATAACCAAATCTAAACTTTTATCGTGTTGTTGGAAGCACCGATGCATTTTCTTCCTCTAGGTTCAACGTGTTATGACTACAGATAGGCAGTTTGTTgtcagtggttttttttttgttttttttctctcttttatctcAAAAATACACATTAgtcctctttattttttgtatttaatttcagtctttattcttaatttatgatttttatttatgacctttttataaaagttttgtttggtttttaaattaattcttcaattacaattcatcatatattttttttcttcaatttggtcattatttttatttattttttctttaacttttttgttaaaattttattggtttttatttgcactgttcaattaaaatttataatgcattatttttttttttcaatttgatcttcattcttttgatgtttttttttttatactattaaagttatttttcttttaaatttaaccattcaataaaattattttgccattttttaaaaaattctatggGTCTCTCACAAACTTTTTCAtgcaactttattttattttattattctattatctTATATTTTCTGATGGAAACATTAGAGTATCTCTTGTTACAATCAAAAACTGGAATTTAGCAGACAAAGATTTACATTGAAGCTATCATTTCTCCCGTAAACGACACAAATGCACGCATTCCATCCCTAGTTCTTACACGACTTCATCTCAGAGTAATTCACAAACTCCGAAGGATGAGGAGGCAATCTTGTAAATATCGCTGAACTGTTGgatattttaagtgtttttaagactaccgttattttttaaaacattttttatttaaaatatattaaaaatatatttttttaaaaaaaattatttttaatattaacacatacaaaataattttaaaatataaaaaatatattattttaaatttaaaataataaaaaaaaatgtattttttttaaatcactccCGAAACACAAcgacaaagacacccaaaataaaataataataataataataataatcaaccgGAAAGttacattacattacattacCATCATTCTGTACTTGTGATATTTTCGCTGTGCTCAATTTATACTGCACTAGTCACAGTCTGCGCTATTTCTTAGTTAGtgggagtttttttatttagttatataatagttaaaataaatatttgtaaaaaataataatttataatttagagcaaaaatatacttttgtaggactttttttatacatgtatttttattttttttcaaaaaacttgtcttttttagaaaataatttatattctggaaaaaaatatgtttttatacttGAAGCATTggtttttaaacaaaacatataatgGTTTGATAAGcaagtttcattaaaaaaataaaattataaccaaGTGAATgcatgaaaagaataaaagaataattaattttataaaattatataaaaattaacaataaaaaaataaaaaattttattcttattgaatattcaagagcaaattttttaaaaacaaaatctacttCTTAGGTTCATATATAAACTACTCATGAATTAATAGTTAATATTAGTGTCAAGAGTTCATATCTTATTTGAAAcaatagttaaataattttattcaaaaagtttattttaaaataaaaactagaagatcaattaaaaaaaaaaaaaaaaaaaaagctaagcaTGTTAGACTAGAAAGGATAAGCTCAAAGAAAACAATTCATGTGcatttggatttttaaaaaaaaaaaaaataataagtggaCCACAAGTGATGTGCTCaagtttttgttatttagtAAAATGGATGAAGCATTGTTTATTGCAATAAATTTTGATCACCTTTTTGatgactaaaaaattaaaatatgagttgttggaataaaaaaaaatattttcaacttatttttacttttatatatatatatatatatatatatatatatatatatatatatatatatatatatattgtcggaaccttaataaatttatttccaaCTAAAAACACCCtttaatcaatctaaaaatcCCAAACAAAAAACCAAGCTTTTTAATAAACCccaaatctattaaaaaaaaacataccatGTACTCAAGTTGTTTTTAATAGAATGGATGAAATATTATAGACTGCAACATATTTTGATCAACATATTTTGATCACATCTTATGACTAGAAAATTAAGGTACGAGTTCAAGAccctaaaaatctaattttcactttcatctatatatataaattcattgcaaccttaataaatttatttccaaCTCAAAAGATATTATAATCAATCTAAAGAcctcaaatcaaatcaaacaaagaaaaaaacttttcaaactttGATATACTTTGAATTCTTATATGAATTCTTATTTTCTGGTGACTTTCTCActtctttcttaatttatagGGACTGAAGCTtgagaaaaatgaagtttagaACTAAAACGTAAaagtccaaaacaaaaaataccaaatatgagaatataaaaaattgagggATCAAAATGTACTTTAACTAAAACTATATGCaccaaataaattgaaaatttataaaagaaaaatagggaccaactatgaaaacaaaaatattaactaatcaTAAGGGAACAAATAATGAGAGTATGAAAAATGAAGGAACCAAAATGGACTTTAACAAAAACTATAGGGACTTAATAAATGAAGAATACGAAAACTATAGTTatcaaatatgaaaacataaaaaactaagggactatagtgaaaaaaatagataattaaaaaactgaaatagACCTTATCTAAAACTCAAGGGATCgcctttgaaaaatataaaaaatatagagaccACAAGGTCTATCAATAATCAATTAATAGTAAATGGCCAATgtattttactatatttataaaGAGACCAAAAGggacaatatttaaaactaaagggaccgtttactaaaaaaaaaaaaattgtgcattaaaatgatcttttttgttttatgaaaagtaaaaCATCATTGTGTTTTAGtatattagtaattattttttgatatttttcttttcattgtttttcttttagatcGGATCTAAGATCTCATTTCTCTTTACGGTATAATACTATTAGAGTAAATAACTTTGACTCGTTAAAGTAAATGATTAATTTAACAATCTAGTAGATGGTCAAGTGGtaaaaacttgatattaaaGGATTTACTCCTCTTGTGGTTTCAAATTCGAGCCAtgtggttgctaatataatgGTCACTTGAGGCTTACAcagtcattaacttcagggcttATATGAATTAGTCCACACAAGTCATcgacgttaataaaaaaataaaattaattccatCCTTTTAATAATATCGACTAATTTGGCAAATTACTAGTTAGGCTGACAATCATGAACAATAAAGagttaagaatatttaaattgtcgatatgtcaatttgatttaatttgtgtGTCGTTTTCATGCCCTAAGAAGTTCATCCATCATACATACACCTAACAAACattaatgtaaaatatttagCATGATAGTAGAGACTTGTTTGGGGTGTTTATATAATAGTGGAGCCTTGGAGCATGGAAAAGGAAGGGAATGTAGATGGGATTGATCATCTTGTCGAAGGCGATTGGTGTGTTGAGGCTGAgcaatttttgttattttcttttgttataagcaataattttcacataaaaatgttttgtaattaaaaaaaaaaagtctgatAAAAAGTTGTGGATTGGAAGGAAGAAAAGGCAAGGTTGCACCCTTTTGAATTAAAGCAAGGTAGAAAAAGTAACTGGAACTTGAAGTTATCTAGAaagtaactaaaataaaataaaaatttttgggTATAATTTGACGGTCTTTCAAACCTCACCAGCTGCAataaatcaacttttttttatagaacTGGACATGTAGAATAactttgtaaaatttaaattcaattgatcggatataaaattatagttgtttttattcCATTGAATGTTTGAGCTTTTTTAGAAGTTTTGGCttgtctaaaattaaaaattatacaatggcatatatattttattatattgttgAGAATAACACAAcctaaaaattatgtttttcctACGGCTCATCAATCTATATTATTTCCCCAAGTTTGGTATGTTCCTAGTATATTTTAGATTGTGCTATTTGAAAGAACCCATTCTTTTCACTTATTTTGTTCAAATACACcgtttgtttttatggttgggttgctgaaaatatattttttaatatttttagattattttgaattctaaatgttaaaaaatattttttttaaaaaatattattttaataaataatcgTTATCATGTTATTCAATTCATTACgcgctttcttctttttcttttttgtactaATGCAAGTAACATCACGTCCAAGAATTTCTAGATATTCTCAATCTAGAAAATGGGCATAGCATTTTCATAGAATTGAGAGGTGGAGGATTTTTATCCACGTACATATAATTCAACCATGGACAATGAAATGTGAACGTTCACTCCCGACGTTCCCGACCTGCTTAAATGAAACTTCCATGGTGGAAAAGTAGGTGCAGATATTTTCTTTAGCTAGATGTTTACTCGAAATGATACTCCCGACGTTCCCGACCTGCTTAAATGAAACTTCCATGGTGGAAAAGTATGTGCAGATATTTTCTGTAGCTAGATGTGTTACTCgaaatgatataaatataataggttagaaattaatataaattatatattgagattttattttttaaattttacttaataatttatgtttttagattacaacagttctttgacatgatatcagagtcttCATAATTAAGTGATCATGAATTCAAATCTCACTtattccttatttatttgaataaaaaataaatacaaagtaACATAGACATGTGCAAGGTTCAAGTTCAAAGAactttcactttaaaaaaatgtgttaaagaataatataaattatatattcaggactttacctaacagcttaatttttcaagttgagatggttttttgataaattttttaaaaaaaaaaaagttgttttgatttttttttaaacacatcatTATCAACAATGAAAGCAAACTAAAATTGctcaaggaaaagagaaaatacacaAGGACAAAtagcatttttcttttcttggtgaCCCTTTCAtcttcaaattatgtttttcgCATATTTTTATGCTCCATCCCTTTCTGTTCTTTAATTGTAATATTGCTCAAATAACCCCACCTCTTGGCTGATCATGTTCTTGGACAAAAGATCTCTATCTtaaggaagaaggaaaaagaatagaaaaaagagaggctTCAAGCACCATAAATAAAGAACAATAGTTCATAATGTGAGACAAAATCCTTGTTTTATACCCTTATAGTTATCATTAATCTTGGAACATCGCctataaaaaatgatgtcatgTGTACCTTGTTCATTATATGTCTTGTCACCAACATGACAGCACAATGTTGTGCATGAAATTGCGAAATCATAAATTCTTGATCGGAGAAGATTGTCAATAAATAAGCAAAACCTGATTTAAGTATGTTTACGTGTTGGCCAACGAAGGAACAAAGCTCCCCAACTTCCATATCTTCTTCGGAGGCTCACGatcttcaataaataaataaataaataaatcactaaCTACTGTGCGGCATAGAAAAATCACTTCTTTTGCAGCGATTTTGCCCACAGATGGCATCTGAGAGAGAGTAAAAGGCTTTGATTGTTACTAGATTCTGTCGTGAGTTGATCGCCTGGGTTCTAGCCACCTGTCTCTTGTTTTCCCATTTTGGTAAATATATGGTATATCCCAGCGTATTCTTTTCTAGTTGCTCAtagttttacttttctttttcgtCCTAAAGTATCTCTCTAGAGGAGTATGTACGTGTATATTCCTTGAATTATTCGAACGAATTtgactaataatattttaaattatggaaagtggataattttgaaatttatatgtttaaaaaaatagaaaaaacaagacaTCCTCTATGCATGTTTACTTTTTCTCCAAAAAGTATGATCGTAACTTTgctatataaattgtttttttttaaaaaaaaaaaagagtccatGATAAAAacttaatagattttttttttagcttttgagaataaaatagttatttaacaGTGATAAAAAAGATGTTATGACAAATTTGTTCCAATTAATTTTGTAATGATCAATgaattctttataaaaaaacgaTTCTACCCTTGATTGCAAGCttcttaagttttttaatctaaaagtaTAAGCATCATTTCACTATTCCAATGGTTAATGAAATGTATTTATGACTATATTGTCTTACTAAtagcttttaattatttttataattatctaaCTTGggattttgagttttaatcATTAAAGATGGAGTATATTTATTTAACCATCAACAAAATTCATTTAGATTTCTAGTCTCAGTGATGGTTTCTTATGAAATGACATAAATGATATCATTAGTTGTAATTAATTATGAAGAAATTACATACACATGTTTAATGTTTAAGTAATGACGAATTAATTGTAACACCATcttgtactttttttatttattttgattttgattcaataaattattgaatttgattatttattcaCATTGATAATTTACCCAATTTCAATGCAATAAGGAGATGgctattaataaaacattaaaaacataaatataaacattaaataaagggtgttgttatttatatatacataacattttttttatgtccatttttttttatatccattCATATGTAAAATCTTCTCTTATATATTTATACTAATTCTTTAATTCAAGTTTCCTTTCAAATGGAGCTATATAGACCTATTTAGATAGCATTCAAATAAGTCAATTTATAAGAGTGATGACGTACAAAGGTTGGCTACCGATAAGGTGAGAAGGCTCTTGGCTAGTCAGTGGGTCATATAGAATGATTAGGAATATTTGGCTTAATAGGGTTCGTTTAAGAGTGATCTAACTCACCTTCAATCTTTCTTAATAAGATTTGAGGATGTTACCTGTGGATCCTTTCTAGACTTATGATATTTATCTAACTCTCATGCACTAGACATTTGTCCCAGTTCTAAGATCAAGCATCATAACCTACACTTATAAATATCTCACTCGTTACCTTACTCGGTAACTTTttgactatttatttatttggagaGCTTTTCTCTTTGACCTCATGCTTTCTCTCAGTGTGATGCTCATCGCAATTTTAGGTAGTGGCACataatcaaaatctttttacaaTGCTTCCACACCCTTTTACCTACCATAATATCATCTCTCATTATAATTACTACCTTTCTTCCCATGCTTGTCACTATAACACTTGCCCCTCGTCTAGgtattgtttatatatagaaCATTACCTCACTTTCTAATACCCTTAAAATACCtcttatacatatatttggCAACTCCATTAAGTAGAAATGCTTGGTTATAATATTTCCATCTATTAAGACTATATAAAGAGAACTCAATTAGAGGCCTCAACCACCCAAAAGCCCAAGGACTATGAAATAATAGAAGTCTCTTAAGAGACCCATAACAACACCAACATCACCATTACCACTATCAATAATAACCCTTCTTATTTTGGCCTCCCCTTTACTCAAAAGACATCTTAACCAATCAATCAACTCTTCACAATTGGTAGTATACTAGAAACTCTTAAGAAAACTTAAGAAAAGATGCAAGTCTCTCATACCCTTATTCATTTAAAAGAGTAATGTCATTATTGTTCAAGTACTCATTACCCTTATTCATTTCCTCCCTTACACAACCACACCCATCATATAACAAGACCTTAACCAAGCCTTACCAAAGAAACATGCTCCTATCATCAATAATGAAAATACTAATGAAGTAACCCCAATTGATATTAATAAGAAACTCACATTCTCAAAAAATAACACCACTTGCCCATATAATGACACCATTATATACTTAACACTCTTACAAGGTATAAACATCTTCATTAACTAAATACGCAATTCAATTCCTCAACCTAAATCAAGGGGCTTGACCCTCAATACCCAACATGACCATACTTTTATACTTTACTTTGTGATTAAGAAAGACTTAGagaaactcttaaaaaaaagcaataaaaagccttttctatttcatttgatCTCAAGTGTCCCTATATATAAGTGTAACTCTAATGCCTTATCTAAAAGATTATATGGGCCTAAAGATTAGACCTTCAATGGTAAGCAAGGGAATTGCAAGGATCATTTAATGAAATTCATTATGACCTTAGAACTATATGGCCTAGTTGATTATTTAAAGATcaaatagttattaaatttcCTAATTGTAAACTTAACATGTCaatatttcttttagttttataaatttttggcTTCTCATGTATAAGCTCTTTACTGAAAAGCTATTTTCTAATTGAGAAAAGGTCattatatcttatttaagtagAGAGCATTAAGGTTTCAAAAAGGGGTTGCTTGATAATATTCAATATTTTAGGGAGTGCACCTTTGGACATCCATGAAGGCTTTGATGATAAAGAGGCTACGGAGTTATGTATCTATGAGATTTATCGTgagtattatatttatttaaaaaacccaGAAACCCTCAATTTTCTATAATAAGAAGCAAAAAAGTAAGATTTCTTGAGATGTCAACTCTATCCTACCTTTTTCTTGCATAATGAACAAGGTTCATGCACTTATAGACTACAATAAGGTTGTCAAGCTCCTATTTTTAAAGATGCTCCTAACCAACCAAAACAAAGTTAacccttgattttttataacttattttaacTCCCTTTATTTCAATAACATCATTGAGATAATTGAAGAAACCTCATTAGAATAAGATGAAAAAGACTAGGAGGAGAGTTTCTCACATGATTTTGAACAATCACGAGAGAAAGAACCTTCCTCTTTGATAAAATACAATCATCTTAAGGAAAACATTATTGGAAAATTGGATGAA
This genomic interval from Populus alba chromosome 1, ASM523922v2, whole genome shotgun sequence contains the following:
- the LOC118063546 gene encoding LOW QUALITY PROTEIN: transcription factor TCP4-like (The sequence of the model RefSeq protein was modified relative to this genomic sequence to represent the inferred CDS: deleted 1 base in 1 codon), with amino-acid sequence MGESHRQAATSSRLGIRNTVGEIVEVQGGHIVRSTGRKDRHSKVCTAKGPRDRRVRLSAHTAIQFYDVQDRLGYDRPSKAVDWLIKKAKASIDELAELPAWDPTTAGFTPATSKTTTRSTQQQNISDEREYQLSMENVAASKTAAAAAIEVQNMQQQMAENPNCSSGFLPPSLDSDAIADTIKTFFPMGASTETSSPTIQFQNYPPDLLSRTSSQSQDLRLSLQSFQEPILLQHQAHHHGHQAQNEHQVLFSGTTAHYLGLDGSSSGWSEQHHTPEINRFQRNLVAWNAAGGGGGVGGGGGFFFNTPLPPLQTMSPSPPIQPFFGPNQFFSQRGPLQSSYTPSVRAWIDPAITPDHHEQQQIPQIYHQQTAISGIGFTASGGEFYGFRVPARIQGEDEEHDGIHNKPSSASSDSRH